One region of Wyeomyia smithii strain HCP4-BCI-WySm-NY-G18 chromosome 3, ASM2978416v1, whole genome shotgun sequence genomic DNA includes:
- the LOC129731623 gene encoding probable ribosome biogenesis protein RLP24 encodes MRIETCYFCSSKIFPGHGMVFVRNDCKVFRFCRSKCRRAFNKKKNPRKIRWTKAYRKTHGKELTIDPAFEFEKRRNVPVKYNRELWSKTLDAIKKITEIKERRERHFVMERLRKARDHEIHNDIVDVQKNIALIRSPAIGLKERRAREEAQQSAMQMDVEEDEEEIEYVDARQLEKRLEESAGQLEEDAEMMKA; translated from the exons ATGAGAATAGAAACGTGTTATTTCTGCTCCAGCAAAATCTTCCCCGGACATGGGATGGTCTTCGTGCGAAACGACTGTAAG GTCTTCCGTTTCTGTCGTTCCAAATGCCGAAGGGCATTCAACAAAAAGAAGAACCCGAGAAAGATTCGCTGGACCAAGGCTTACCGCAAAACGCACGGCAAAGAGCTCACTATTGACCCGGCGTTTGAGTTCGAAAAGCGTCGTAACGTTCCGGTTAAATACAACCGAGAGTTGTGGAGTAAAACGTTGGACGCCATCAAGAAGATCACCGAAATCAAGGAACGCCGGGAGCGACACTTCGTCATGGAGCGGCTACGAAAGGCTCGAgatcacgaaattcacaacgaCATAGTGGACGTGCAGAAGAACATCGCCCTGATTCGGTCCCCGGCAATCGGCTTGAAGGAACGCCGCGCCAGAGAGGAAGCCCAACAGTCGGCAATGCAAATGGATGTGGAAGAGGACGAAGAGGAAATCGAGTACGTCGATGCCCGACAGCTGGAGAAGCGGCTGGAAGAATCGGCCGGACAGTTGGAGGAAGATGCCGAGATGATGAAGGCGTAA